From the Chloroflexus aurantiacus J-10-fl genome, one window contains:
- a CDS encoding tetratricopeptide repeat protein → MANPEDIQAQVALCGGPEGMNLPGWDGLSLEDRVATVKRAWAMPVRRLLIFDNLEDRELLAQWRPKTGGGQVLVTSRRGDWRATDGVTELPLRPLDRSASYQVLLGPRAYEQERPVEALLADPQQQAAADAICDELGDLPLALALAGAYLADNPRLALADYHRRLQELLLADPALTDAMAAEAGLPTRYQRGVAAALTLSYAQLTPEKDAAALSLFHRLAWLASLPIPEALLTALSDGQAPDPALRRLRAVGLIDRREVQLHRLIVAFGRERDPELAVTLSDTVTAVLAAMDDQDLDRMPLAGTPYRPHLEELCWHTDRLADVLAARLLMQTGRLLDIQGEYAAARPLLERALAIRERSLGPDHPDTATSLNNLALCLQAQGAYAEARPLLERALAIRERSLGPDHPDTRIIRKNLTDLNKE, encoded by the coding sequence ATGGCTAACCCTGAGGACATCCAGGCCCAGGTAGCACTCTGCGGCGGGCCTGAGGGGATGAACCTGCCCGGCTGGGACGGGTTAAGCCTGGAGGATCGGGTGGCTACCGTCAAACGGGCGTGGGCGATGCCGGTACGTCGCCTGCTCATCTTCGATAACCTGGAGGACAGGGAACTGCTGGCGCAGTGGCGGCCAAAAACCGGTGGTGGGCAGGTGCTGGTCACCAGCCGGCGCGGTGACTGGCGGGCAACTGATGGTGTCACCGAATTGCCGTTGCGTCCGCTGGATCGGTCGGCGAGCTATCAGGTCTTGCTGGGACCACGGGCGTATGAACAGGAACGACCGGTTGAGGCGTTGCTGGCCGATCCGCAGCAGCAGGCGGCTGCCGATGCGATCTGTGACGAACTGGGAGACCTGCCCCTGGCGCTGGCGCTGGCCGGTGCTTATCTGGCTGACAATCCCCGGCTGGCGCTGGCCGACTATCACCGGCGGTTGCAGGAATTGTTACTGGCCGACCCGGCGCTGACTGACGCGATGGCGGCTGAAGCTGGCCTGCCAACCAGATATCAGCGCGGCGTTGCTGCCGCACTGACCCTGAGCTATGCGCAGCTTACCCCAGAGAAGGATGCCGCAGCGCTCAGCCTGTTCCACCGGCTGGCCTGGCTGGCCTCGCTACCGATTCCAGAGGCGCTCCTGACCGCGCTGAGCGATGGTCAGGCCCCCGATCCGGCCCTGCGTCGGCTGCGGGCAGTTGGGCTGATCGACCGCCGCGAAGTACAGCTCCACCGCCTGATTGTTGCCTTTGGCCGTGAGCGTGATCCGGAACTGGCAGTGACTCTCAGTGACACTGTGACGGCAGTGCTGGCGGCGATGGATGACCAGGACCTGGATCGGATGCCGCTGGCGGGGACACCCTACCGGCCACATCTGGAGGAGCTGTGCTGGCATACGGATCGGCTGGCGGATGTGCTGGCGGCCCGGCTGCTTATGCAAACAGGCCGGTTGCTCGATATTCAGGGGGAGTACGCGGCAGCCCGCCCGCTGTTGGAACGGGCGCTGGCGATCCGAGAACGCAGCCTCGGCCCCGACCACCCCGATACGGCCACCAGCCTGAACAATCTGGCACTGTGCTTACAGGCGCAGGGGGCGTATGCAGAGGCCCGCCCGCTGTTGGAACGGGCGCTGGCGATCCGAGAACGCAGCCTCGGCCCCGACCACCCCGATACTCGCATCATCCGAAAAAATCTGACAGACCTGAACAAAGAGTAA
- a CDS encoding ATP-binding protein — translation MTLFSRLRNSRLWVSAPAHQPDSAPFMVAYQRNRLFRGRDKELADLERWLCGDEQVTVVINGMAGVGKSQLASECAYRLRDHFPGGSSGCRWLTLRTSRPR, via the coding sequence TTGACCCTGTTCAGCCGGTTGCGCAACAGCCGGCTCTGGGTGTCTGCGCCGGCCCACCAGCCCGACAGCGCACCGTTTATGGTAGCCTACCAGCGCAACCGACTCTTCCGGGGGCGGGATAAAGAGCTGGCCGACCTCGAACGATGGCTGTGCGGGGATGAGCAGGTGACGGTAGTGATCAATGGCATGGCCGGCGTGGGCAAGAGCCAACTGGCCAGCGAGTGTGCCTACCGGCTCCGTGACCACTTTCCCGGTGGGTCTTCTGGCTGTCGATGGCTAACCCTGAGGACATCCAGGCCCAGGTAG
- a CDS encoding CHAT domain-containing protein: protein MLGSDPDAYGAALCQALFADPQAVAKYCELRAAALNRNNSRAVSVQLIVPAALQGLRWELLRDPVSGQPVGCDANVWWSRLLPVDHTIPLPPAPTSVRRVLLAVADPVDVATYRLPGIDAEYTDLLRRALADWETSVISAHWDEVRYQLYAGYDVLVLVAHGTLVEGQPWLFLVDEQQRVARRSGADLVAMLKSLGERCPRLVALISCAGAGDDDRQPLTALGPLLARSGPPAVIAAYGNLSLATAKRSTVRLTVPSTPPAWPPAMMTAPTGGH from the coding sequence TTGCTGGGCAGTGACCCCGATGCCTACGGTGCAGCACTGTGCCAGGCGCTGTTTGCCGACCCGCAGGCGGTTGCCAAATACTGTGAGTTGCGGGCGGCAGCGCTGAATCGGAACAACAGCCGCGCCGTGTCGGTGCAGCTCATTGTGCCCGCTGCGTTACAGGGGTTGCGCTGGGAGTTGCTGCGCGACCCGGTGAGCGGGCAGCCGGTTGGGTGCGATGCTAACGTCTGGTGGTCGCGCTTGTTGCCGGTTGACCACACGATACCACTCCCACCTGCCCCGACCAGTGTCCGGCGGGTGTTGCTGGCAGTGGCCGACCCGGTTGATGTGGCGACCTATCGCCTGCCAGGGATTGACGCGGAATACACCGACCTGCTCCGCAGGGCACTGGCCGATTGGGAGACGTCAGTGATCAGCGCACATTGGGATGAGGTGCGGTACCAGTTGTACGCCGGCTACGATGTGCTGGTGCTGGTGGCCCACGGGACGCTGGTTGAGGGGCAGCCCTGGCTGTTCCTGGTCGACGAGCAGCAGCGGGTGGCACGGCGATCCGGTGCCGATCTGGTGGCGATGCTCAAGAGTCTTGGTGAGCGTTGCCCACGGCTGGTGGCGTTGATCAGTTGTGCCGGTGCCGGCGACGATGACCGACAGCCGTTGACGGCGCTGGGGCCGCTGTTGGCCCGCAGCGGCCCACCGGCAGTGATTGCCGCGTATGGTAATCTCTCACTGGCGACGGCTAAGCGCAGTACGGTCAGATTGACCGTGCCCTCAACGCCGCCCGCCTGGCCGCCCGCAATGATGACCGCTCCGACTGGTGGGCATTGA
- a CDS encoding STAS domain-containing protein, giving the protein MIRLTQQQINHGVFGFLTGLAVIALFLAFFPEPLLSTIVSVLAGLVISGGLWFAYWRGWEPARPLLIILLTVIVAFGTDEIFIDARFHHLLYTIPALALVLTSPFWIAASALTLLVTFAYRAGGGPYVNPFELVTFAFIVGGMIFSRLAIDNAQHLEAARREAEEARAWAEQREHELAAQAEELAQRNTEQQRLLELVSVLETPTITLAEGVLMAPIVGALDSRRAQALTTRLLQEANARRARRVILDISGVSAVDTQVAQALIQTARALRLLGCQVILTGISATVAMTLTHLNVAMEGMITTRSPQEALAMQ; this is encoded by the coding sequence ATGATCCGCCTCACACAGCAACAGATCAACCACGGCGTTTTTGGCTTCCTTACCGGATTGGCCGTCATTGCACTTTTTCTTGCATTCTTTCCCGAACCACTATTGTCAACCATTGTGTCAGTGCTTGCAGGTCTGGTTATTAGCGGTGGCCTGTGGTTTGCCTACTGGCGTGGGTGGGAGCCGGCACGTCCATTGCTGATCATTCTACTCACGGTGATTGTCGCATTTGGAACCGATGAAATATTCATTGATGCACGATTCCATCATTTGCTCTACACTATTCCGGCACTGGCACTGGTGTTGACCAGTCCATTCTGGATTGCAGCAAGCGCACTAACACTACTGGTCACATTTGCTTACCGGGCGGGTGGTGGTCCCTATGTCAATCCTTTCGAGCTGGTAACGTTTGCGTTTATCGTCGGCGGCATGATCTTCAGTCGTTTGGCGATTGATAATGCTCAGCACCTGGAGGCGGCAAGACGCGAGGCAGAAGAAGCCCGTGCGTGGGCTGAACAACGGGAACACGAACTGGCTGCGCAGGCGGAAGAGCTGGCGCAACGTAACACCGAACAGCAACGGTTGCTCGAACTGGTATCCGTGCTTGAGACACCAACCATCACGCTGGCGGAGGGTGTGCTGATGGCCCCGATTGTGGGCGCACTCGATAGCCGACGTGCTCAGGCGCTAACGACGCGCCTGCTTCAAGAAGCCAATGCCCGGCGTGCCCGTCGTGTCATTCTCGACATCAGTGGGGTGAGCGCAGTTGACACCCAGGTTGCGCAGGCGCTGATCCAGACTGCGCGGGCGCTGCGTCTGCTCGGTTGCCAGGTGATCCTTACCGGTATTTCGGCCACGGTAGCAATGACGCTCACGCATCTGAATGTGGCTATGGAAGGTATGATAACGACCCGCTCGCCGCAAGAGGCGCTGGCAATGCAGTAG
- a CDS encoding HAMP domain-containing protein, producing the protein MNRDSECEHCFRKELLSNVESLIRSLRNAHERYSLLQVSDQDMIVRQTETLLSLTQALQEQIPPDVQSLTEAQADVLYETIETIEEQREQFSAQAMEYIADMKAATQRQIAIEVMATFTGIGVALAGMGVLTLFLLWLIERSIVRPLRHLSAAAAALAEGRSDQPITITSEDEVGALQRAFNQMTDTIRRQTRDLERLYQQAIQSRDAIEAAHRQVSEQLAIIQQQRDAIRELSVPVLPINRDTLVMPLVGALDTARLSQVQEQALGRLAATGARRLLLDVTGVPVIDTQIAQGLIRVVQAARLLGAQVVLVGIRPEVVQSIVGLGVHLNGIRSFSDLQSALKLSGDQG; encoded by the coding sequence GTGAACAGAGATAGTGAATGTGAGCATTGTTTCCGTAAGGAACTGCTCAGCAATGTCGAGTCGCTGATCCGATCTTTACGTAATGCGCATGAACGCTACAGTCTGCTTCAAGTATCCGATCAAGATATGATTGTCCGCCAGACCGAAACCCTTCTGAGTCTGACGCAAGCATTGCAAGAACAGATACCCCCTGACGTCCAATCACTGACTGAAGCGCAAGCCGACGTCTTATACGAAACAATTGAGACGATTGAAGAGCAACGTGAACAATTCTCAGCCCAGGCAATGGAGTATATTGCGGACATGAAGGCGGCTACACAGCGCCAGATAGCCATCGAAGTGATGGCAACGTTTACCGGTATTGGGGTAGCGCTGGCAGGCATGGGGGTACTTACGCTGTTCCTGCTCTGGCTGATCGAGCGCTCGATTGTCCGCCCCTTGCGGCATCTCTCTGCTGCCGCAGCAGCGCTGGCCGAAGGGCGCTCTGATCAACCAATCACCATTACCAGTGAAGACGAAGTCGGTGCACTACAACGAGCGTTCAACCAAATGACCGACACAATCCGGCGGCAAACTCGCGATCTGGAACGGCTCTACCAGCAGGCAATTCAGTCCCGCGATGCAATCGAAGCCGCACACCGACAGGTGTCGGAACAACTGGCAATTATTCAGCAGCAACGCGATGCTATTCGCGAACTAAGCGTACCGGTGCTACCGATCAATCGCGACACCCTGGTGATGCCGCTGGTTGGAGCGCTTGATACGGCACGCTTGAGCCAGGTACAGGAGCAGGCGCTTGGACGGCTTGCCGCGACCGGCGCCCGTCGATTGTTACTCGACGTTACCGGTGTACCGGTGATCGATACCCAGATAGCGCAGGGGTTAATCCGGGTAGTACAGGCTGCACGCTTGCTTGGGGCACAGGTCGTCCTGGTCGGTATCCGCCCTGAAGTTGTGCAATCAATTGTTGGCCTTGGTGTGCATTTGAATGGTATTCGTTCGTTTAGTGACCTGCAGAGCGCTCTGAAATTGTCAGGAGATCAGGGATGA
- a CDS encoding tRNA uridine-5-carboxymethylaminomethyl modification enzyme MnmG/GidA, giving the protein MQTRYDVIVVGAGHAGCEAAHAAARLGCRTLLLTIDLDKLAHMSCNPSIGGPAKGHLVREIDALGGLMGRITDRSAIQIRLLNESKGPAVQSLRAQCDKRLYARLMKETLERVPNLDLRQAMVERIAPPNADTQCFTVTTHTGWRYLAPAVILTTGTFLRGRAITGEAMWGAGRAGEAPAMALSEDLAALGFPLVRLKTGTPPRLAAATIDFSLTELQPGSDTPLSFGHYYPELGETIPPPEYHGPPAPVYPHPQLDGWRPQLPCYQVHTTPEFHAIIRENLHRAPLFSGIIEGVGPRYCPSIEDKIVRFADKERHGLFLEPEGWTTSEVYVQGCNTSLPEDVQWAMLRSIPALRNVELMRIGYAIEYDAVATGEITADMQTRRLRGLFFAGQINGTTGYEEAAAQGLMAGINAAHYVQGKPPVILGRAEAYIGVLIDDLTTKEIREPYRMFTSRAEYRLLLRGDNADLRLTPLAYRLGLVDGERAAVVEARRQQTEHALQQMRERRIFPSAAVNASLEAHGIKPISQPVTVAEVLARPEVRYTQLRDALPDLPALSDAVIEQVEIGCKYSGYIARQEREVARMQKMEHRRIPPDFDYTSLPGLRNEARQVLMRFRPATLGQAGRLAGINPADVAIILFALERRQGDQVAR; this is encoded by the coding sequence ATGCAAACACGTTACGATGTCATTGTGGTGGGTGCCGGCCACGCCGGATGTGAAGCCGCGCATGCTGCGGCCCGGTTGGGTTGCCGGACCCTGTTGTTGACTATTGATCTGGACAAGCTGGCCCATATGTCGTGTAATCCGAGCATTGGCGGGCCGGCGAAAGGCCATCTGGTGCGCGAGATCGATGCGCTGGGTGGTCTGATGGGTCGTATTACCGACCGTAGCGCAATTCAGATTCGGCTGCTCAATGAGAGTAAAGGGCCGGCGGTGCAATCGTTGCGGGCGCAGTGTGATAAGCGGCTGTACGCCCGCCTGATGAAAGAGACGCTTGAACGGGTGCCCAATCTCGATCTGCGCCAGGCGATGGTTGAACGGATCGCCCCACCGAACGCCGACACCCAATGTTTCACGGTGACGACCCACACGGGCTGGCGGTATCTGGCACCGGCAGTGATCCTGACCACCGGTACCTTTCTGCGGGGCCGGGCAATCACTGGTGAAGCGATGTGGGGTGCCGGTCGCGCCGGTGAAGCGCCGGCCATGGCGCTCAGTGAAGACCTGGCGGCACTCGGTTTTCCGCTGGTGCGCCTCAAGACGGGGACGCCACCGCGCCTTGCTGCGGCGACGATAGACTTCTCGCTGACCGAATTGCAACCCGGCAGTGACACACCGTTGTCGTTCGGCCACTACTATCCCGAACTTGGTGAAACAATTCCGCCCCCTGAATACCACGGCCCGCCAGCACCAGTCTACCCGCACCCACAGCTCGACGGCTGGCGACCGCAGTTACCCTGCTATCAGGTGCATACGACGCCCGAATTTCACGCAATCATCCGCGAAAACCTGCACCGTGCCCCCCTCTTCAGTGGGATCATTGAAGGCGTCGGGCCGCGTTATTGTCCGAGTATCGAAGATAAGATTGTGCGCTTCGCCGACAAGGAGCGGCACGGGCTGTTCCTGGAGCCGGAAGGCTGGACAACGTCAGAGGTCTATGTACAGGGGTGCAACACCTCGCTGCCTGAAGACGTACAGTGGGCAATGCTGCGTTCGATCCCGGCGTTACGCAATGTCGAATTAATGCGGATCGGCTACGCTATCGAGTACGATGCAGTCGCGACCGGTGAGATTACTGCCGACATGCAGACGCGCCGGCTACGTGGATTGTTCTTCGCCGGGCAGATCAACGGCACCACCGGCTACGAGGAGGCGGCAGCGCAGGGATTGATGGCAGGGATTAATGCGGCCCACTATGTGCAGGGTAAGCCGCCGGTGATTTTGGGGCGAGCCGAAGCGTACATTGGTGTCTTGATCGATGACCTGACCACCAAAGAGATTCGTGAGCCGTACCGCATGTTTACCTCGCGGGCTGAGTATCGGCTGCTACTGCGTGGAGATAACGCCGATCTGCGCCTGACGCCACTGGCGTATCGGCTTGGACTGGTTGACGGTGAGCGGGCAGCGGTCGTGGAAGCGCGACGACAGCAGACCGAGCATGCATTGCAGCAGATGCGTGAACGTCGCATCTTCCCTTCAGCAGCGGTTAATGCCAGCCTGGAAGCACACGGGATCAAGCCGATCAGTCAACCGGTTACCGTTGCCGAAGTTCTGGCCCGACCCGAAGTCCGGTACACACAATTGCGCGATGCACTTCCTGACTTACCGGCGCTCAGTGATGCGGTGATCGAGCAGGTGGAAATCGGTTGCAAATACAGCGGCTACATCGCCCGTCAGGAGCGTGAAGTGGCACGCATGCAGAAGATGGAGCATCGGCGGATTCCACCTGATTTTGACTACACCTCATTGCCGGGTTTACGTAATGAAGCCCGACAGGTGCTGATGCGTTTCCGTCCGGCGACGTTAGGCCAGGCCGGGCGGCTGGCCGGAATCAATCCGGCAGACGTAGCCATTATTCTGTTCGCGCTTGAGCGCCGGCAGGGAGATCAGGTGGCGAGATGA
- a CDS encoding response regulator, producing MRTILIIDDDVAFMAKLKEQLQEAGYRVLTSNILQSAEHTCVREQPDLVLLEVRTEQGAGWDALPRLAALQPVIVLSKAGLEEDVMRAFAAGATDYVAKPYRTGELLARIQARMLPEAPVLTPPQPKIDTEGATQTMSQPTRRRSADEESESVFMSEAEELALLRSTEGTADIRQLTESEEQASFGQRLRAERQRRHLTLVQVENEIKVRMYYLQAIEDEQWSLLPRGPAAVRMMRAYASFFGIDSSAAEAEYRKRYQVDEKSPSFSFTVGNVNTRVLRRTPPRWLIVVLAIVLALAIAGGAIYLFDPMFFSRILGG from the coding sequence ATGCGCACCATCCTTATTATAGACGATGATGTTGCCTTCATGGCAAAATTGAAAGAGCAATTGCAAGAGGCCGGTTATCGGGTCTTGACCAGCAATATTCTGCAATCGGCAGAGCACACCTGCGTTCGTGAGCAGCCTGATCTGGTGCTGTTAGAGGTTCGCACAGAACAAGGGGCCGGCTGGGATGCCCTGCCGCGACTGGCGGCACTGCAACCGGTTATCGTTCTCAGTAAGGCCGGTTTGGAAGAAGACGTGATGCGTGCATTTGCCGCCGGCGCGACCGATTACGTCGCCAAACCATACCGCACTGGCGAACTACTGGCCCGGATTCAGGCGCGGATGTTACCGGAAGCGCCGGTGCTGACGCCACCCCAACCGAAAATCGATACAGAAGGAGCAACCCAAACAATGTCCCAACCAACACGACGTCGCTCTGCCGATGAGGAGAGCGAATCGGTGTTTATGAGCGAAGCGGAAGAGCTGGCTCTGTTGCGCAGCACTGAAGGCACGGCTGACATTCGCCAGCTTACTGAAAGTGAAGAGCAGGCCAGCTTTGGGCAACGCCTACGCGCCGAACGTCAGCGGCGACACCTGACGCTGGTGCAGGTCGAAAATGAAATTAAGGTTCGTATGTACTACCTGCAGGCCATTGAAGATGAGCAGTGGTCGCTGCTACCGCGCGGCCCGGCAGCAGTTCGGATGATGCGCGCCTACGCCTCTTTCTTCGGCATTGATTCGTCGGCAGCCGAAGCCGAATATCGGAAACGGTATCAGGTTGACGAGAAGTCGCCCTCATTTTCATTTACCGTTGGTAATGTCAACACCCGTGTCTTGCGTCGAACGCCGCCGCGCTGGTTGATCGTCGTGCTGGCGATTGTGCTGGCGCTTGCCATTGCGGGAGGAGCGATCTATCTGTTCGATCCGATGTTTTTTAGTCGGATATTGGGTGGGTGA
- a CDS encoding cob(I)yrinic acid a,c-diamide adenosyltransferase, translated as MKIYTRTGDAGETGLFGGQRVRKDDLRVQAYGTVDECNAALGVARAAGPDPALDAVLAVVQNQLFVVGADLASPGESPYIPRVSAELTSFLEEQIDAMEAELSPLKQFILPGGHPVAAHLHLARTICRRAERVVVTLATEEEVRPEILTYLNRLSDFLFVAARIANARAGVSDVPWQK; from the coding sequence ATGAAAATCTACACACGCACCGGGGATGCCGGTGAAACAGGTCTGTTTGGCGGTCAGCGGGTTCGGAAAGACGATCTGCGAGTGCAGGCGTATGGCACAGTTGACGAGTGCAACGCAGCGCTTGGTGTGGCCCGTGCAGCCGGCCCTGATCCGGCACTCGATGCTGTACTGGCTGTTGTGCAGAATCAGCTTTTTGTGGTTGGGGCAGACCTGGCGTCACCCGGTGAGTCGCCGTACATTCCGCGCGTCTCTGCTGAGCTAACCTCGTTTCTGGAAGAGCAGATTGACGCAATGGAAGCCGAATTGTCGCCGCTGAAGCAGTTCATCTTGCCCGGTGGGCATCCGGTAGCAGCGCATCTCCATCTGGCCCGCACGATCTGCCGGCGGGCCGAACGGGTGGTGGTGACGCTGGCTACCGAGGAAGAGGTGCGGCCTGAGATTTTAACCTATCTCAATCGTCTGTCGGATTTTCTGTTCGTGGCAGCACGGATTGCGAACGCCAGGGCTGGAGTGAGTGATGTGCCCTGGCAGAAGTGA
- a CDS encoding cation diffusion facilitator family transporter, with product MSQRQTLTRYAWLAIGAAIATIGLKSGAFWLTGSIGILADALESLVNLAAAVIALIMLTIAARPADEEHAYGHGKAEYFAGALEGVFIIIAAMGIGWTAIQRILSPQPLDHTVAGLLVAGIATLINGGVAIVLLRAGRRHDSLTLEADGQHLLTDVWTSLAVVAGIGLVALTGWYVLDPLIALAVAVNITFTGIGLVRRAVLGLMDTALPASELAAIHNALADLNNYGCDYHALRTRQSGARRFISFHLLVPDTWSIQQAHAMAEQVEAAVRAAVPNSTVFTHLEPRNDPTALADVGLDRDEACVLADSHSPFLAAEQAERGRW from the coding sequence GTGAGTCAACGACAAACGCTAACCCGCTATGCCTGGCTCGCAATTGGCGCTGCCATCGCGACCATTGGTCTTAAATCAGGCGCATTCTGGTTGACCGGCTCAATCGGTATTCTGGCCGATGCCCTCGAATCGCTGGTGAACCTGGCTGCGGCTGTTATTGCATTGATTATGTTAACGATTGCCGCGCGCCCCGCCGATGAAGAGCACGCCTACGGGCACGGCAAGGCCGAATACTTTGCCGGTGCGTTGGAAGGTGTCTTCATCATTATTGCCGCCATGGGGATTGGCTGGACAGCCATTCAGCGCATTTTATCTCCACAACCACTCGATCATACCGTCGCCGGTTTGCTGGTCGCCGGTATTGCTACCCTGATCAACGGTGGCGTAGCCATCGTTCTGTTGCGGGCCGGACGGCGCCACGACTCGCTCACCCTCGAAGCTGATGGTCAACACCTGCTGACCGATGTCTGGACATCGCTGGCAGTGGTGGCCGGCATTGGTCTGGTCGCTCTCACCGGCTGGTATGTCCTCGATCCGCTGATTGCACTGGCAGTAGCGGTGAATATTACCTTCACCGGAATCGGGCTGGTACGCCGTGCTGTCCTGGGGCTGATGGATACCGCTTTGCCGGCGAGCGAGCTGGCGGCAATCCACAATGCGCTCGCCGATCTCAACAATTACGGGTGCGATTACCATGCTCTGCGTACCCGTCAATCAGGCGCAAGGCGCTTTATCTCGTTTCACCTTCTTGTACCCGACACCTGGAGTATCCAACAGGCGCACGCGATGGCCGAGCAGGTCGAAGCGGCAGTGCGGGCTGCGGTGCCAAACAGCACGGTCTTCACCCATCTCGAACCGCGCAACGATCCAACCGCACTTGCCGATGTTGGGCTGGATCGAGATGAAGCGTGTGTGCTTGCCGACTCTCACTCTCCTTTCCTCGCGGCTGAGCAGGCAGAGAGGGGAAGGTGGTAA
- the metG gene encoding methionine--tRNA ligase: protein MPEHILVAVAWPYANGPRHIGHVAGFGVPADIFARYHRLRGNHVLMISGTDEHGTPITLVADKEGTTPQAIADRYNKIIGDDLYNLGLSYDIFTRTTTANHYAVTQDIFRTLYERGYIIRQETLGAFSATTGRTLPDRYIEGTCPICGYDEARGDQCDNCGSQLDPTDLINPRSKVDGQPPVFKPTEHFFLDLPAFAEQLHAWIDRQTHWRPNVRNFSLNFLKELKPRAITRDLEWGVPIPLPEYVHRDDKKIYVWFDAVIGYLSASIEWARNSGQPDAWRTWWQNPAARHFYFMGKDNIVFHTVIWPAMLLGYGAGGDFGTDPSGTYQGVPLQLPYNVVSSEFLTMEGKKFSSSRGIVIYVNDFLSRYDADALRYFLTIAGPENQDTDFTWAEFVRRNNDELVATWGNLVNRTLTNVYKNFGSVPQPGPLTATDEQLIQEVNGGLETVGDLLATARFKAALSEAMRLAAQVNIYLSEQEPWKVIKSDRERAATIWYVALRCVDTLKIIFTPFLPFSSQRLHEYLGYDGYIAGPLSFRDVTEADGRVHRVLTGNYAEWVGRWQPSALPVGQALRQPQPLFKKLDEKVVDEELARMQSRAS from the coding sequence ATGCCTGAACATATCCTGGTTGCCGTTGCCTGGCCGTATGCCAATGGGCCGCGTCACATCGGCCACGTTGCCGGATTTGGTGTCCCGGCTGATATTTTTGCCCGTTACCACCGTTTGCGGGGGAACCACGTGTTGATGATTTCGGGCACTGATGAGCACGGTACGCCGATTACGCTGGTTGCCGACAAAGAAGGAACCACGCCCCAGGCGATTGCTGATCGCTACAACAAAATCATCGGCGACGATCTCTACAATCTTGGGTTGAGCTACGATATTTTCACGCGCACGACAACCGCAAACCACTATGCGGTAACCCAGGACATCTTCCGCACGCTCTACGAGCGGGGCTATATTATTCGCCAGGAGACACTGGGTGCGTTCTCGGCCACGACTGGCCGTACTCTGCCTGACCGCTACATCGAAGGCACCTGTCCAATCTGCGGCTACGATGAAGCACGTGGCGATCAGTGTGATAACTGTGGCAGCCAGCTCGATCCAACCGACCTCATCAATCCGCGCTCGAAGGTGGATGGACAGCCACCGGTGTTCAAACCTACCGAACACTTCTTTCTCGATCTGCCGGCATTTGCCGAACAGTTGCACGCCTGGATTGATCGGCAAACCCACTGGCGCCCAAACGTGCGTAACTTCTCGCTCAACTTCTTGAAAGAACTGAAGCCACGGGCTATCACGCGCGATCTGGAGTGGGGTGTACCCATTCCCCTGCCGGAATATGTCCATCGTGACGATAAAAAGATTTATGTCTGGTTTGACGCGGTGATCGGCTACCTGTCGGCCAGCATCGAATGGGCACGCAATAGTGGTCAACCTGATGCATGGCGTACCTGGTGGCAAAATCCGGCTGCCCGCCATTTCTACTTCATGGGCAAAGATAACATCGTTTTCCACACGGTTATCTGGCCGGCGATGCTGCTCGGTTATGGTGCAGGTGGTGATTTTGGTACCGATCCGAGTGGAACCTACCAGGGCGTTCCCCTCCAATTGCCGTACAACGTTGTATCGAGTGAATTTCTCACGATGGAGGGGAAGAAGTTCTCAAGCTCGCGTGGGATTGTTATCTACGTCAACGATTTTCTCAGCCGGTACGATGCCGATGCGCTGCGCTACTTTCTGACCATCGCCGGGCCTGAAAACCAGGATACCGATTTCACCTGGGCCGAGTTTGTGCGCCGGAACAATGACGAATTAGTGGCAACGTGGGGCAATCTGGTCAACCGCACGCTGACCAATGTCTACAAGAATTTTGGGAGCGTCCCCCAACCCGGCCCCCTGACCGCAACCGACGAGCAGTTGATACAAGAGGTGAACGGCGGTCTGGAGACCGTGGGCGATCTGCTGGCTACAGCTCGCTTCAAAGCCGCGCTGAGCGAGGCGATGCGGCTGGCCGCGCAGGTGAATATCTACCTGAGCGAACAGGAGCCGTGGAAAGTGATCAAGAGTGATCGCGAGCGTGCTGCAACCATCTGGTACGTCGCGCTGCGCTGTGTTGACACACTCAAGATCATCTTCACACCGTTCCTGCCCTTCTCCAGCCAGCGCCTGCACGAGTATTTGGGGTATGACGGTTACATCGCCGGCCCGCTCTCTTTCCGCGATGTCACCGAAGCCGATGGCCGCGTTCATCGCGTACTGACCGGCAATTATGCCGAATGGGTTGGGCGCTGGCAACCATCAGCGTTACCGGTGGGGCAGGCGCTCCGCCAACCGCAGCCACTCTTCAAGAAACTTGATGAAAAGGTTGTTGATGAAGAACTGGCGCGGATGCAGAGTCGGGCGTCATAG